A window from Alistipes sp. ZOR0009 encodes these proteins:
- a CDS encoding energy transducer TonB: protein MKRRLLAALFAVTSILAYSQSEEIIDPVETHAMFRGGEKEMWCFIERNLSYSELRRSNNEGIARASFVVEKDGRISNVKCVFYKGKSRVVVRDAVVEKEVARVIRIMPRWEPAIQMNVNVRVSYSLPLKIPYSSFKCISSESDTTVYYDCDISADFTYGDKATLRDRINDFLLSNLTLPNDDDCVGTVYVRVVVEKDGSLSLFKVERSLDKAFDQEALRVIKAMPKWKPALRRGEVVRSYMIIPVKFMW from the coding sequence ATGAAAAGAAGATTACTTGCTGCGCTATTTGCGGTTACTTCAATACTGGCTTATTCTCAGTCCGAAGAAATTATAGATCCTGTAGAAACACATGCAATGTTTCGGGGTGGTGAGAAAGAAATGTGGTGTTTTATTGAGCGTAATCTAAGCTATTCCGAGCTAAGGCGTTCAAATAACGAAGGGATTGCAAGAGCATCATTTGTAGTTGAAAAGGATGGGCGAATCTCTAACGTTAAGTGCGTATTTTATAAGGGAAAATCAAGGGTTGTGGTTAGAGATGCAGTTGTCGAAAAGGAGGTTGCAAGGGTTATTCGCATAATGCCACGTTGGGAACCTGCCATCCAAATGAATGTAAATGTAAGAGTAAGCTATAGCTTACCCCTAAAAATACCTTATAGTAGCTTTAAATGTATAAGCTCAGAATCGGATACTACCGTATATTATGATTGCGATATAAGTGCAGATTTTACCTATGGGGATAAGGCTACATTAAGAGATCGAATAAACGATTTTTTGCTTAGTAATCTAACGCTACCAAATGATGATGACTGTGTAGGAACGGTTTATGTTAGGGTCGTTGTGGAAAAGGATGGCAGCCTAAGCCTCTTTAAAGTAGAAAGAAGCTTAGATAAGGCGTTTGATCAAGAAGCGTTAAGGGTAATAAAAGCAATGCCGAAGTGGAAGCCTGCATT